One window of the Nicotiana tabacum cultivar K326 chromosome 4, ASM71507v2, whole genome shotgun sequence genome contains the following:
- the LOC107785624 gene encoding UDP-glycosyltransferase 90A1: MGTVPSPHFVIFPFMSHGHTIPLLHLATLLRHRFVAVTIFTTPANAPSIRDFLQDETISIIELPFPKDVDGIPPGVENTEKLPSMSSFYQFARAAKLMQPLFEQALLGLQPATCIISDAFLGWTQQSAEKFGIPRYFFFGMSIFATTLYQILGIERPQARAISPDEPFVFSTFPWLKLTRNDFEPPFGDLEPKGPAVDFMLEQGSSLANSRGMITNSFYELEPRFADYWNQHLGPKSWCVGPLCLAKLPMTAQLSQPDKKYETWMQWLNSKLADRQPVLYVAFGTQAELSPEQIQEIARGLELSNTSFLWVTRPKVLEHLEGFEERVKDRALIVKEWVDQCEVLRHKSIRGFLSHCGWNSVLESICAKVPILALPLMAEQHLNAQFVVEESGVGLRIMPRNGSTRGFVEAEEVEKMVRELMEGEKGKRVRKKVKEMGENAWEAMKEGGSSWSTLCLLIDDACGGKQVLIDV; the protein is encoded by the exons ATGGGCACAGTTCCTTCACCACACTTTGTAATCTTTCCTTTCATGTCTCATGGCCACACTATTCCTCTTCTCCACCTCGCCACCCTTTTGCGCCACCGTTTTGTCGCCGTCACCATTTTCACCACCCCTGCAAACGCCCCCTCCATTCGTGATTTTCTACAAGATGAAACCATCTCAATAATTGAGCTCCCTTTTCCTAAAGACGTAGATGGTATTCCTCCTGGTGTTGAAAATACCGAGAAGCTTCCCTCCATGTCCTCTTTCTATCAATTTGCGAGAGCTGCTAAGCTGATGCAGCCGCTGTTCGAGCAAGCTTTACTAGGTTTGCAACCCGCGACATGTATAATATCTGATGCATTTCTTGGATGGACTCAACAATCTGCTGAAAAATTTGGTATCCCGAGGTACTTTTTCTTTGGTATGAGTATTTTCGCCACGACCCTATACCAAATTCTTGGCATAGAACGTCCTCAGGCTAGAGCTATTTCACCAGACGAGCCTTTCGTATTTTCAACCTTTCCCTGGTTGAAGCTCACTAGAAATGATTTTGAACCTCCTTTTGGAGATCTTGAGCCCAAAGGTCCAGCCGTGGACTTCATGTTAGAGCAAG GTTCTTCCCTAGCAAACAGCCGTGGCATGATCACCAACAGCTTTTACGAACTGGAACCAAGATTTGCAGACTATTGGAACCAACACCTCGGACCAAAGTCCTGGTGTGTTGGGCCTCTTTGCCTAGCCAAGCTGCCCATGACAGCACAGCTATCGCAACCCGacaaaaaatatgaaacatggaTGCAATGGCTCAACAGTAAGTTGGCCGACAGACAACCTGTTCTGTACGTCGCATTTGGTACTCAGGCAGAACTTTCCCCCGAGCAAATACAAGAAATTGCCAGAGGACTAGAATTATCAAACACGAGTTTCTTATGGGTGACAAGACCAAAAGTATTGGAGCATTTGGAGGGGTTTGAAGAGAGGGTAAAAGATAGAGCATTGATAGTGAAAGAATGGGTAGATCAGTGTGAGGTGTTAAGGCACAAAAGCATCAGAGGGTTTTTAAGTCACTGCGGATGGAATTCTGTTTTGGAAAGCATATGTGCCAAAGTGCCGATTTTGGCACTACCCCTTATGGCTGAGCAGCATCTAAATGCACAATTTGTGGTTGAGGAAAGTGGTGTGGGACTAAGGATTATGCCAAGGAATGGATCAACGAGGGGTTTTGTGGAAGCGGAAGAGGTTGAAAAAATGGTGAGAGAGTTAATGGAAGGTGAAAAGGGAAAAAGGGTGAGGAAGAAAGTGAAAGAAATGGGAGAAAATGCATGGGAAGCTATGAAAGAAGGTGGATCATCTTGGTCAACATTATGCCTCCTTATTGATGATGCTTGCGGCGGAAAACAAGTTTTAATTGATGTTTAA